A single region of the Elgaria multicarinata webbii isolate HBS135686 ecotype San Diego chromosome 14, rElgMul1.1.pri, whole genome shotgun sequence genome encodes:
- the LOC134408746 gene encoding histamine H3 receptor-like, with product MPGLPLSLNFSSGSCSSASLGNGCAASEERHFQHHGQFSAPVSVLLAALMGLVVLVTVLGNALVVLAFLVDKSLRTQGNFFFLNLAIADLLVGGFCIPLYIPYILTGEWKFGKGLCKLWLVIDYLVCTASVFNIVLISFDRFISVTKAMSYRAQKGMTRNTVVKMVMVWIAAFLLYGPAIISWEYIAQRSILPDRECYAEFFYNWYFLMIASTIEFFTPFISVTYFNLSIYFNIRKRTPVRTQNLRPGQRDCEMYSGGKKQAHTIFFMKVNRKRDKETASSLSPTKSTTSKLNVQTLQSQSVEYNISQDLPPLQVDVQTKSPWDGFYKALESITNTTRKTEVANTVASRFRLSRDKKVAKSLAIIVCVFALCWAPYTLLMIIRAACHGQCIHHALYEASFWLLWLNSAINPILYPLCHMSFRKAFFKLLCPGKAKIHPNLFT from the exons ATGCCCGGGCTGCCGTTGAGTCTCAATTTCTCCAGCGGCTCTTGCTCCTCAGCCTCTCTGGGCAACGGATGTGCGGCCAGCGAGGAGCGGCACTTTCAGCACCACGGACAGTTCTCAGCCCCCGTCTCTGTGCTGCTGGCGGCGCTCATGGGACTCGTGGTCCTGGTCACGGTATTGGGCAACGCTTTGGTGGTCTTGGCTTTCCTAGTGGACAAAAGCCTGCGCACCCAAGGGAATTTCTTCTTCCTCAACTTGGCCATCGCGGATCTTTTAGTAG GTGGATTTTGCATCCCCCTCTACATACCTTACATCCTGACCGGTGAATGGAAGTTCGGGAAAGGCTTATGCAAACTCTGGCTGGTGATTGATTACCTGGTGTGCACTGCCTCTGTTTTCAATATCGTCTTGATCAGTTTCGACAGATTCATCTCTGTCACTAAGGCG ATGAGTTACAGAGCCCAGAAAGGGATGACCAGGAACACCGTGGTGAAAATGGTCATGGTTTGGATTGCAGCTTTTCTCCTTTATGGACCTGCAATCATCAGCTGGGAGTACATTGCCCAGCGAAGCATCCTACCGGACAGGGAGTGCTATGCAGAGTTCTTCTACAACTGGTACTTCCTAATGATTGCGTCCACCATAGAGTTCTTCACACCGTTCATCAGCGTCACCTACTTCAACTTAAGCATCTATTTCAACATTAGGAAGCGGACGCCCGTCAGAACCCAGAACCTCCGGCCGGGCCAAAGGGACTGCGAAATGTACTCCGGAGGGAAGAAGCAAGCGCATACCATCTTTTTTATGAAAGTGAACAGGAAAAGAGATAAGGAGACAGCAAGCAGCCTCTCCCCGACTAAGTCTACCACCTCCAAGCTCAACGTCCAGACCCTGCAGAGCCAGTCGGTAGAGTACAACATCAGCCAAGATCTTCCGCCCCTACAAGTTGACGTCCAAACCAAATCCCCGTGGGACGGGTTCTACAAAGCGCTAGAGAGCATCACCAACACCACAAGAAAAACGGAGGTCGCCAATACCGTGGCTAGTCGATTTCGGCTTTCTCGGGATAAAAAAGTGGCCAAATCTCTGGCCATTATTGTCTGCGTTTTTGCTTTGTGCTGGGCTCCTTACACGCTCCTGATGATCATCCGGGCTGCTTGCCACGGACAGTGCATCCACCATGCTCTCTACGAAGCCTCCTTTTGGCTCCTGTGGCTGAATTCAGCCATTAACCCAATTCTATATCCCTTGTGCCACATGAGTTTTAGGAAAGCTTTTTTTAAACTCTTGTGCCCAGGCAAGGCGAAAATCCACCCTAACCTTTTTACGTGA